The Fibrobacter sp. UWB2 genome window below encodes:
- a CDS encoding YicC/YloC family endoribonuclease, producing the protein MSIISMTGFGKSESTLQGITCVIEVRSVNSRFLEISSKIPKNFAYLENDFKAQIKDKLVRGSVNFSITLGAGNAGNIPVCYNEAAVEKFVEITKAMQKKYGIAGDIKLEHVLAIPEVLQFTDGNGDNEVWEKHLKAELDKALDGVIAMREKEGANLAVDLTRRVIHLNEVIDKVEVLDPQRIETWKIKFRERINTLMKDSEIDDVRLLQEACIMADKLDIHEEITRFRSHNKLFLDALAKGGAQGKNLGFILQEMGREANTLGTKCQNAEIAALAIELKNEIECIREQSMNVA; encoded by the coding sequence ATGTCTATTATCTCCATGACCGGATTCGGCAAGAGCGAATCCACATTGCAAGGAATCACGTGCGTTATCGAAGTGCGTAGCGTGAACAGCCGTTTCCTCGAAATTTCGAGCAAGATTCCGAAGAACTTCGCCTACCTCGAAAACGATTTCAAGGCACAAATCAAGGACAAGCTCGTCCGCGGTTCCGTGAACTTTTCGATTACGCTTGGCGCTGGCAACGCCGGGAACATCCCTGTTTGCTACAACGAAGCAGCCGTGGAAAAGTTCGTAGAAATCACGAAGGCGATGCAGAAAAAGTACGGCATTGCAGGCGACATCAAGCTCGAACACGTGCTTGCCATCCCTGAAGTTTTGCAGTTCACGGACGGCAACGGCGACAACGAAGTCTGGGAAAAGCACTTGAAGGCTGAACTCGACAAGGCTTTGGACGGCGTCATCGCCATGCGCGAAAAGGAAGGCGCGAACCTCGCCGTAGACCTTACCCGCCGCGTGATACACCTGAACGAAGTCATCGACAAGGTCGAAGTTCTCGATCCGCAACGCATTGAAACGTGGAAGATCAAGTTCCGCGAACGCATCAATACGCTCATGAAGGATTCCGAAATCGACGATGTCCGCCTGTTGCAAGAAGCCTGCATCATGGCCGACAAGCTCGACATCCACGAAGAAATCACGCGTTTCCGCAGCCACAACAAGTTGTTCCTCGACGCGCTCGCCAAGGGTGGTGCCCAGGGCAAGAACCTCGGGTTCATCCTCCAGGAAATGGGCCGCGAAGCGAACACGCTTGGCACCAAGTGCCAGAATGCAGAAATCGCAGCACTTGCCATCGAGCTCAAGAACGAGATCGAGTGCATCCGCGAACAGAGCATGAACGTGGCATAG
- a CDS encoding homoserine O-acetyltransferase — MSEYLHKSFGPVIPKDFNKDYGEQGFLLESGKTLPALTIRYETYGTLNAAGDNAVWVCSPLTADAHAAGWYTENDKKPGWWDELIGPGKAIDTDRFFVVCSNILGGCKGSTGPATINPRTGKPYGSTFPTITIGDMVHAQKELADGLGIKEFYSVIGGSMGGFQAMKWAIYYPEQVKRIIVIASSPRFSSQALGFEVVARDVITQDPNFHGGDYYEEGKTRPDIGLANARKLAHITYLSAVGMEKKFKRAQDQENRSHAVTYSTPYDLNLPIESYLRYQGTKFVDRFDANSYLHIAHATDAFDLETEYGSIENAFKGIKAEVLNVNLSTDWLFPPHESRRITSALLNTGKTVTSLELDTQFGHDGFLIEVGELGKAVGRFLDSKIIPQNGTQAVPVFHDQNDFQRISKLVKKGSHVLDLGCGEGDLIDNLRKTKQVTGFGIEKNIKGILGCLEKDVPVIQRDLDESGIADLKDGSFDYAIINRTIQEIRDPVALLNELLRVAKQVIVTFPNFGHWSARGSLMLHGRMPISKELPYEWYDTPNIRVLTLKDFYTLCNKEGFKIENLHFQNEHKISKFLTAIGLANFGAEHVIATISKKV; from the coding sequence ATGAGTGAATATTTGCATAAATCGTTTGGTCCCGTAATCCCCAAGGATTTCAACAAGGATTATGGTGAACAGGGCTTTTTGCTGGAAAGCGGCAAGACGCTCCCGGCCCTGACCATCCGTTACGAAACGTACGGCACATTGAACGCCGCCGGCGATAACGCCGTGTGGGTTTGTTCGCCGTTGACCGCCGATGCGCACGCCGCCGGCTGGTACACCGAAAATGACAAGAAGCCCGGCTGGTGGGACGAACTCATCGGACCAGGCAAGGCTATCGATACAGACCGATTCTTTGTAGTTTGCAGCAACATCCTTGGCGGATGCAAGGGCTCTACCGGCCCGGCAACAATCAACCCGCGCACGGGCAAGCCCTACGGCAGCACCTTCCCTACCATTACGATAGGCGACATGGTTCACGCCCAGAAGGAACTTGCAGACGGTCTTGGCATCAAGGAATTCTACAGCGTCATCGGCGGATCCATGGGTGGATTCCAGGCGATGAAATGGGCAATTTACTACCCGGAACAGGTGAAGCGCATCATCGTGATTGCAAGCTCTCCCAGATTCTCGAGTCAGGCGCTAGGCTTTGAAGTGGTGGCCCGCGATGTCATCACGCAAGACCCAAACTTCCACGGTGGCGACTACTACGAAGAAGGTAAGACAAGACCGGACATCGGCCTTGCAAACGCCCGCAAGCTCGCGCACATCACGTACCTCTCTGCCGTTGGCATGGAGAAGAAGTTCAAGCGTGCCCAAGACCAGGAAAACAGAAGCCACGCCGTCACTTATTCGACGCCGTACGACTTGAACCTCCCGATTGAAAGCTACTTACGTTATCAGGGAACGAAGTTCGTCGACCGCTTTGATGCGAACAGCTACTTGCACATCGCACATGCAACCGACGCATTCGACCTCGAAACGGAATACGGCAGCATCGAAAACGCATTCAAGGGCATCAAGGCTGAAGTCCTGAACGTGAACCTTTCGACCGACTGGCTTTTCCCGCCGCACGAAAGCCGCCGCATTACAAGCGCGCTCCTCAACACCGGCAAGACCGTGACGAGCCTCGAACTCGACACGCAATTTGGCCATGACGGATTCTTGATTGAAGTGGGCGAACTCGGCAAGGCTGTAGGCCGTTTCCTCGATTCAAAGATTATCCCGCAGAACGGAACGCAGGCAGTGCCCGTATTCCACGACCAAAACGATTTCCAGCGCATCAGCAAGCTCGTGAAGAAAGGGAGCCATGTGCTCGACCTCGGTTGCGGCGAAGGTGACCTCATCGACAACTTGAGAAAGACAAAGCAGGTCACTGGCTTTGGCATCGAAAAGAACATCAAGGGCATCTTGGGCTGCCTCGAAAAAGACGTGCCGGTCATCCAGCGCGACTTGGACGAAAGCGGCATTGCCGACCTCAAGGATGGCAGTTTCGACTATGCGATTATCAACCGCACGATTCAGGAAATTCGCGACCCGGTCGCCCTTTTGAACGAGCTTTTGCGCGTAGCCAAGCAGGTCATCGTGACGTTCCCGAATTTCGGCCACTGGTCTGCCCGCGGAAGCCTGATGCTCCACGGCCGTATGCCGATTTCGAAGGAACTCCCCTACGAATGGTACGACACGCCAAACATCCGCGTGCTTACGCTCAAGGACTTCTATACGTTGTGCAACAAGGAAGGTTTCAAGATTGAAAACTTGCACTTCCAGAATGAACACAAGATAAGCAAGTTCCTGACCGCCATTGGGCTCGCGAACTTTGGCGCCGAACACGTGATCGCGACAATTTCGAAAAAGGTTTAG
- a CDS encoding thioredoxin domain-containing protein, which produces MKRLSLFAMALVVSGLVACNQASAGGSFNQQARLDSLEKDFKQVKEEFEIFKYALEKRGISLEQARAEMEADNKVWDIPDEDSPVFGNTKSPKLTIVEFTEFQCPYCSRIAPAMQELNKKYPNEIKFVYKHFPLSFHSNAKAAAASSIAAQKQGKFWEYRYALAPHSRELSDSVYLAVAKEVGLNIEQFKKDMVLDSAMNARIDKDFQLGVKVGVQGTPNFYINGKRQDRFSPDLVEKMLKEAK; this is translated from the coding sequence ATGAAACGTCTCTCTCTCTTTGCTATGGCTCTCGTAGTCTCCGGCCTCGTTGCTTGCAACCAAGCTTCCGCTGGCGGTTCGTTCAACCAGCAGGCTCGCCTCGACTCCCTTGAAAAGGATTTCAAGCAGGTCAAGGAAGAATTTGAAATCTTCAAGTACGCTCTCGAAAAGCGCGGCATCTCGCTCGAACAGGCACGTGCAGAAATGGAAGCCGACAACAAGGTTTGGGACATCCCGGACGAAGACAGCCCAGTCTTTGGCAACACCAAGAGCCCGAAGCTCACGATTGTCGAATTCACCGAATTCCAGTGCCCGTACTGCTCTCGCATCGCTCCGGCTATGCAGGAACTCAACAAGAAGTACCCGAACGAAATCAAGTTCGTCTACAAGCACTTCCCGCTCAGCTTCCACTCCAATGCTAAGGCCGCTGCCGCTTCTTCTATCGCTGCTCAGAAGCAGGGCAAGTTCTGGGAATACCGCTATGCTCTCGCACCGCACTCCCGCGAACTCTCCGATTCCGTCTACCTCGCTGTAGCTAAGGAAGTCGGCCTCAACATCGAACAGTTCAAGAAGGACATGGTTCTCGATTCTGCTATGAACGCTCGCATCGACAAGGACTTCCAGTTGGGCGTCAAGGTCGGCGTTCAGGGTACTCCGAACTTCTACATCAACGGCAAGCGTCAGGACCGCTTCAGCCCGGATCTCGTCGAAAAGATGTTGAAGGAAGCCAAGTAA
- a CDS encoding carbohydrate binding domain-containing protein yields MIKQSLKVASLAVLGLSVTAAMAQPKRPHLAVYKFFDEQYRPGGYDYSYGGTSKGVTITKSGGYKSKAALNIKLDPKEYSGASICLYNEFFDLNKYMLDSKVEFMIKGKHGGEAVKVGLLDEEVSDGKKTQVVLPMNKYIEGGAVTTDWKKVSIPLVDFPDRGLYWDNTRKSEFPSRIDWDKIAEIRFSIDKSAASEFEVWVDNIEIVKGNKKAAPKKQMVYWDENNDIIDGPKNPEKLDGKAKTLATFYDNQVKGFSYSYGGLTAQREAQSKTPGNKNVLAMYIDNNDWSGVTYSLGEGKFIDLSKVRDKGGLYFWIKGKLGGEKLYVGILDNQGNDIKSQTKVGLNDWIKVSKDWQLAKIPLKRFTDKGKAWDANKSAEVAKDIKWDKIQEIRFSVGKGENAGEPGKPAPVTVFVDQITFTSNIDWVDPDLKWDSFKSNAPDYVISDFEGKFAKDKWEPSTGPKSQLKFKVENCAEFKSNCLNIEHYLLADWVDVVLDMQKNGRPAADRDWTKHWGLMFDVYSEKAWQSITVQVQDAGNEIFVSNVGAPKGKTTILVPFRTFGKFPYYQPPNAVENGLFDLKGVTALDFKPSGEGTAGGFKVDNIRLTNQREVKAKERPAVIKVLVKGEKDVLNPNISGGLFGINAALWDGDMLDNKNFKVQTREFAKRINHGIIRYPGGLRADDDHWKEILDNHDWMVDTDEFLEWLKKTGSNAMFTVNFGSGTEQEAAAWVKHTNIDKKAGILYWEIGNEIYGNWHPYYEKYGKDGGTIYGKRARKFIEAMKKVDPTIKVAVLGVLEGDWNEKVLAETGDIADGLIVHHYPQHYGEENDFAMLSAPQTLTAIYERLHKVVDKWTAKFNKSKKIELWLTEWNSVDFNPGPQTLSVENGLFVADYLGMLATENVDNAQYWDIHNDITPEGGDYGYLTRSGEECMNCPRPSYWAFQMASDALRGKLMKTTIKGDEDALLTAYWTVNGNKKQLLLVNKSPYSEFDIKLDIPGFKGKAKVQTLDKTSEKLKEGWANDPSKKAKTVDISKGIKVGKRTLTLITLE; encoded by the coding sequence ATGATTAAGCAATCATTGAAAGTTGCCTCGCTCGCCGTCCTCGGCTTGAGCGTTACAGCTGCAATGGCTCAGCCGAAACGTCCGCATCTGGCTGTGTACAAGTTCTTCGATGAACAGTACCGTCCGGGTGGATACGATTACTCTTACGGCGGCACGAGCAAGGGTGTCACCATCACCAAGTCTGGTGGTTACAAGTCCAAGGCTGCCTTGAACATCAAGTTGGACCCGAAGGAATACTCCGGTGCTTCCATCTGCCTTTACAACGAATTCTTCGACTTGAACAAGTACATGCTCGACTCCAAGGTCGAATTCATGATCAAGGGCAAGCATGGTGGCGAAGCCGTTAAGGTCGGCCTCCTCGACGAAGAAGTCTCTGACGGCAAGAAGACTCAGGTCGTGCTCCCGATGAACAAGTACATCGAAGGCGGCGCTGTGACGACGGATTGGAAGAAGGTTTCCATTCCTCTCGTGGACTTCCCGGACCGTGGTCTCTACTGGGACAACACCCGCAAGTCCGAATTCCCGTCTCGTATCGACTGGGACAAGATTGCTGAAATCCGCTTCTCCATTGACAAGAGCGCTGCAAGCGAATTCGAAGTCTGGGTAGATAACATCGAAATCGTGAAGGGCAACAAGAAGGCAGCCCCGAAGAAGCAGATGGTCTACTGGGATGAAAACAACGACATCATCGACGGTCCGAAGAATCCGGAAAAGCTCGATGGCAAGGCCAAGACGCTCGCTACGTTCTATGACAACCAGGTCAAGGGCTTCTCTTACAGCTACGGTGGTCTCACCGCTCAGCGTGAAGCTCAGTCCAAGACTCCGGGCAACAAGAACGTGCTCGCCATGTACATCGATAACAACGACTGGTCTGGCGTGACCTACTCTCTCGGTGAAGGCAAGTTCATTGACCTCTCCAAGGTTCGCGACAAGGGCGGTCTCTACTTCTGGATCAAGGGTAAGCTCGGCGGCGAAAAGCTTTACGTCGGTATCCTCGACAACCAGGGCAACGACATCAAGAGCCAGACCAAGGTCGGCCTCAACGACTGGATCAAGGTCTCCAAGGATTGGCAGCTCGCCAAGATTCCTCTCAAGCGCTTCACCGACAAGGGTAAGGCTTGGGACGCTAACAAGTCCGCTGAAGTCGCTAAGGACATCAAGTGGGACAAGATTCAGGAAATCCGCTTCTCTGTTGGCAAGGGCGAAAACGCAGGCGAACCGGGCAAGCCGGCTCCTGTGACGGTCTTCGTGGACCAGATCACCTTCACGTCCAACATCGACTGGGTGGACCCGGATCTCAAGTGGGATTCCTTCAAGTCCAACGCTCCGGACTACGTGATCTCCGACTTCGAAGGCAAGTTTGCCAAGGACAAGTGGGAACCGTCCACCGGTCCGAAGTCTCAGCTCAAGTTCAAGGTTGAAAACTGCGCCGAATTCAAGAGCAACTGCTTGAATATCGAACACTACCTCCTTGCTGACTGGGTTGACGTCGTGCTCGACATGCAGAAGAATGGCCGTCCGGCTGCTGACCGTGACTGGACCAAGCACTGGGGCCTCATGTTCGACGTGTACTCCGAGAAGGCTTGGCAGTCCATCACCGTTCAGGTTCAGGATGCTGGCAACGAAATCTTCGTTTCCAACGTCGGTGCTCCGAAGGGCAAAACCACAATCCTCGTTCCGTTCCGTACGTTCGGCAAGTTCCCGTACTATCAACCGCCTAACGCTGTTGAAAACGGTCTCTTCGACCTCAAGGGTGTAACTGCTCTCGACTTCAAGCCGAGTGGTGAAGGTACTGCAGGTGGCTTCAAGGTTGACAACATTCGTTTGACCAACCAGCGCGAAGTCAAGGCTAAGGAACGTCCGGCTGTCATCAAGGTCTTGGTGAAGGGCGAAAAGGATGTCCTCAACCCGAATATCTCTGGTGGCTTGTTCGGTATCAACGCCGCTCTCTGGGACGGCGACATGCTCGACAACAAGAACTTCAAGGTTCAGACTCGCGAATTTGCAAAGCGCATCAACCACGGCATTATCCGTTATCCGGGTGGTCTCCGTGCTGATGACGACCACTGGAAGGAAATCCTCGACAACCACGACTGGATGGTCGATACCGACGAATTCCTCGAATGGTTGAAGAAGACTGGCTCTAACGCCATGTTCACTGTGAACTTCGGTTCTGGCACGGAACAGGAAGCCGCTGCTTGGGTCAAGCACACGAACATCGACAAGAAGGCCGGCATCCTCTACTGGGAAATCGGTAACGAAATCTACGGTAACTGGCATCCGTATTACGAAAAGTATGGTAAGGACGGCGGTACCATCTATGGTAAGCGCGCTCGTAAGTTCATCGAAGCCATGAAGAAAGTTGACCCGACCATCAAGGTGGCTGTGCTCGGCGTTCTCGAAGGCGACTGGAACGAAAAGGTCCTTGCTGAAACGGGTGACATCGCTGACGGTCTTATCGTCCACCACTACCCGCAGCACTACGGTGAAGAAAACGACTTCGCTATGCTCTCTGCTCCGCAGACCCTCACTGCAATCTACGAACGTTTGCACAAGGTCGTCGACAAGTGGACTGCAAAGTTCAACAAGAGCAAGAAGATCGAACTCTGGCTCACCGAATGGAACTCTGTTGACTTCAACCCGGGTCCACAGACCTTGTCTGTCGAAAACGGCTTGTTCGTCGCTGACTACCTCGGTATGCTCGCTACTGAAAACGTCGACAACGCTCAGTACTGGGATATCCACAACGACATCACTCCGGAAGGCGGTGACTACGGTTACTTGACCCGTTCTGGTGAAGAATGCATGAACTGCCCGCGCCCGAGCTACTGGGCATTCCAGATGGCTTCCGACGCTCTCCGTGGCAAGCTCATGAAGACCACCATCAAGGGTGACGAAGACGCTCTCCTGACCGCTTACTGGACTGTAAACGGCAACAAGAAGCAGCTCCTCCTCGTGAACAAGAGCCCGTACAGCGAATTCGACATCAAGCTTGACATTCCGGGCTTCAAGGGCAAGGCCAAGGTCCAGACTTTGGACAAGACCTCCGAAAAGCTTAAGGAAGGCTGGGCAAATGACCCGTCCAAGAAGGCTAAGACTGTCGATATCTCTAAGGGTATCAAGGTCGGCAAGCGCACCCTTACTCTCATCACTTTGGAATAA
- a CDS encoding tyrosine recombinase, whose amino-acid sequence MSLNSNRLDAFLSHLGVERNLSPVTIQSYQEDLRHFIAWLDENCIDLKDLQPEKLDEFLTLTAGQEEYSPTSVARHFSSLRGFLKYMQNQGEYDYSTESMLSTPKLGHYLPQYLTREEIDSVFESAANGKNPLRDTALIELMYSGGLRISEALGIKLSQIDLENEWLMPIGKGNKQRLVPLGSKAKENLRAWIEEGRPLTHPTTDNIILNAHGKPMSRMGAWKIVQLHTMHLSKQVSPHTFRHSFATHCLEAGMDLRVLQELLGHADISTTQIYTHVDKDFIKQEHRSFHPREMGGK is encoded by the coding sequence ATGAGCCTTAACTCCAACCGTCTAGACGCTTTTCTTTCGCACCTCGGGGTAGAACGGAATCTATCCCCGGTGACGATTCAAAGCTATCAGGAGGATTTGAGGCATTTTATCGCCTGGCTTGACGAGAACTGTATTGACCTTAAGGACCTGCAGCCCGAAAAGCTGGACGAATTCTTGACGCTTACGGCGGGGCAGGAGGAATATTCCCCGACATCTGTCGCAAGGCATTTTTCGAGCTTGCGCGGGTTCCTCAAGTACATGCAGAACCAGGGCGAGTACGACTACAGCACGGAATCGATGCTTTCGACGCCTAAGCTTGGACATTACCTGCCTCAGTACCTGACTCGTGAAGAAATCGACAGCGTTTTTGAGAGTGCAGCGAACGGTAAGAATCCGCTCCGTGATACGGCTTTGATTGAGCTCATGTACAGTGGCGGGCTTCGTATTTCGGAAGCGCTTGGCATCAAGCTTTCGCAAATTGACCTTGAAAATGAATGGCTCATGCCGATTGGCAAGGGCAATAAGCAGCGTCTTGTACCGCTTGGGAGCAAGGCAAAGGAAAATCTCCGAGCCTGGATTGAAGAAGGGCGCCCTTTAACGCATCCGACAACGGACAATATCATCCTGAATGCGCATGGTAAGCCGATGAGCCGTATGGGCGCCTGGAAAATTGTGCAACTGCATACGATGCACTTGAGCAAACAGGTTTCGCCGCATACGTTCCGCCATAGCTTTGCGACGCACTGCCTGGAGGCGGGTATGGACTTGCGTGTATTGCAAGAACTGCTCGGCCATGCGGATATCAGCACTACGCAAATTTACACGCACGTCGATAAAGACTTTATCAAGCAAGAACACCGCAGTTTCCATCCGAGGGAGATGGGCGGGAAGTAG
- the glgB gene encoding 1,4-alpha-glucan branching protein GlgB has translation MEWNDFTSLTAENMQAIWDFKTKDPFSILGIHPLETDRGIKTVIRTYQPQASFIRGESCDGTEEFDFVKLGDTGFFEAILDLEYKPFFYKLIIKQGDGIEYTLVDPYAFLPVLSDFDRHLIATGTHYELYRKLGANLIEHQGFKGVHFAVWAPNARAVSVVGNFNSWDGRRHQMRMLGASGIWEIFIPNLGENELYRFEIHGADGNLHVKVDPLAKLAEVRPATASITTHLDGYEWGDDLYMKTHWATKVFGAPMNIYEVHAGSWRRDPANPDRFLNWDELSERLIPYLKEMGYTHVEFLPLAEHPLDESWGYQVTGYYSPTSRYGTPDQFRHFVDLCHQNEIGVILDWVPAHFPKDAHALGRFDGTACYEHADPRQGEHPHWGTYIFNLGRNEVKNFLIANAMYWLKEFHCDGLRVDAVASMLYLDYGKGPGEWVPNKDGGNINYDTLEFLKHLNSIMGRLTPHAILIAEESTSFPSITRPPEQGGLGFHYKWNMGWMNDFLSYIQHEPIHRKYHHNQLTFSMVYAYSENFIQVFSHDEVVHGKGSMLGKMPGDNWQKFANLRLTYAFQYAHPGKKLNFMGNEFGQFREWNEKRSLDWHLVSWDSHGKLLEMMKVLNHIYKENAPLWEIDHYYTGFEWIWCDDADNSIVSFVRKDDHGNMILCVFNFTPVVRNDYRLGAPARGAWKEIFNTDAAMFGGSNVGNLGEVWTQDIPWQNRQWSLNIKLPPLAAVYFKLER, from the coding sequence ATGGAATGGAACGATTTCACGAGCCTGACCGCAGAAAACATGCAGGCAATTTGGGACTTCAAGACTAAAGACCCGTTTTCAATTTTAGGTATCCACCCGCTCGAAACCGATCGAGGGATCAAGACCGTCATCCGCACCTACCAGCCGCAGGCTAGCTTTATCCGCGGTGAATCGTGCGACGGCACTGAAGAATTTGATTTTGTGAAGCTTGGCGACACTGGATTTTTCGAAGCAATCCTCGACTTGGAATACAAGCCGTTCTTTTACAAGCTCATCATCAAGCAGGGCGACGGCATCGAATACACTCTCGTCGATCCGTATGCATTCTTGCCGGTCCTCAGCGACTTTGACCGCCACCTGATTGCAACAGGCACGCACTACGAACTTTACCGCAAGCTCGGCGCTAACCTCATCGAGCACCAGGGATTCAAGGGCGTACACTTTGCCGTTTGGGCTCCGAACGCTCGTGCCGTTTCTGTGGTCGGCAACTTCAACAGCTGGGACGGCCGCCGTCACCAGATGCGCATGCTCGGTGCCTCGGGCATTTGGGAAATCTTCATTCCGAATCTTGGTGAAAACGAACTCTACCGTTTTGAAATTCACGGCGCCGACGGGAACCTCCATGTGAAGGTGGACCCGCTTGCAAAGCTCGCCGAAGTCCGCCCGGCAACAGCCTCCATCACAACACACCTCGACGGTTACGAATGGGGCGATGATCTTTACATGAAGACGCACTGGGCCACAAAGGTCTTTGGCGCTCCGATGAACATTTACGAAGTCCACGCCGGTTCCTGGCGTCGCGACCCGGCTAATCCGGACCGTTTCCTCAACTGGGATGAACTCTCCGAACGCCTCATCCCGTACCTCAAGGAAATGGGATACACGCACGTGGAATTCTTGCCGCTCGCCGAACACCCGCTCGACGAATCCTGGGGCTACCAGGTTACCGGTTACTACTCCCCCACGAGCCGCTACGGTACGCCGGACCAGTTCCGCCACTTTGTGGACCTTTGCCACCAGAACGAAATTGGCGTGATTTTGGACTGGGTTCCGGCCCACTTCCCGAAGGATGCTCACGCTCTCGGACGTTTCGACGGCACCGCCTGCTACGAGCACGCCGACCCGCGTCAGGGCGAACACCCGCACTGGGGCACATACATCTTTAACCTCGGCCGTAACGAAGTCAAGAACTTCCTCATCGCAAACGCGATGTACTGGCTCAAGGAATTCCACTGCGACGGTCTCCGCGTCGACGCTGTTGCATCCATGCTTTACCTCGACTACGGTAAGGGCCCGGGCGAATGGGTACCGAACAAGGACGGCGGCAACATCAACTACGACACGCTCGAATTCCTGAAGCACTTGAACAGCATCATGGGTCGCTTGACCCCGCATGCCATCCTCATCGCCGAGGAATCGACAAGCTTCCCGAGCATCACTCGCCCGCCAGAGCAGGGCGGTCTCGGCTTCCACTACAAGTGGAACATGGGTTGGATGAACGACTTCCTCTCCTACATCCAGCACGAACCAATCCACCGCAAGTACCACCACAACCAGCTTACATTCAGCATGGTCTACGCTTATTCTGAAAACTTCATACAAGTTTTCAGCCATGACGAAGTGGTGCACGGCAAGGGTTCCATGCTCGGCAAGATGCCTGGCGACAACTGGCAGAAGTTTGCAAACCTCCGCCTCACCTACGCATTCCAGTACGCACACCCGGGCAAGAAGCTCAACTTCATGGGCAACGAATTCGGTCAGTTCCGCGAATGGAACGAAAAGCGTTCGCTTGACTGGCACTTGGTCAGCTGGGATAGCCACGGCAAGCTCCTCGAAATGATGAAGGTCTTGAACCACATCTACAAGGAAAATGCTCCGTTGTGGGAAATCGACCATTACTACACCGGCTTTGAATGGATTTGGTGCGACGATGCCGACAATTCCATCGTAAGCTTCGTCCGTAAAGATGACCACGGCAACATGATTCTCTGCGTATTCAACTTCACGCCAGTTGTCCGTAACGATTACCGTTTGGGCGCACCTGCTCGCGGTGCTTGGAAAGAAATTTTCAACACCGATGCAGCCATGTTCGGAGGCTCTAACGTCGGCAATCTCGGTGAAGTCTGGACGCAAGACATTCCGTGGCAGAATCGCCAGTGGAGCTTGAACATCAAGCTTCCGCCTCTTGCAGCAGTCTACTTCAAGCTCGAGAGATAA
- a CDS encoding thioesterase family protein produces the protein MAVVMEENANPMKFEKLFKVTPEMIDENKHMNNVWAVQWVQDISIAHSDSVGATDVMYQFGCGWMIHTQFVEYKNQAFLGDEIRGTTWVAGYSKVASVRKCRFERVSDGKVVFESETQWVLMDMKKGRPFAIPQEIKDRFQVK, from the coding sequence ATGGCTGTAGTGATGGAAGAAAATGCAAATCCGATGAAGTTTGAAAAGCTTTTTAAGGTGACGCCCGAGATGATTGATGAAAACAAGCACATGAACAACGTTTGGGCGGTGCAGTGGGTCCAGGATATTTCGATTGCTCATTCGGATTCCGTTGGAGCAACGGATGTGATGTACCAGTTCGGTTGCGGTTGGATGATTCATACGCAGTTTGTGGAATACAAGAATCAGGCGTTCTTGGGCGATGAAATCCGTGGTACGACTTGGGTCGCTGGCTACAGCAAGGTCGCGAGCGTACGCAAGTGCCGCTTTGAACGCGTTTCCGATGGCAAGGTCGTGTTTGAATCCGAAACGCAGTGGGTTCTCATGGATATGAAAAAGGGAAGGCCGTTTGCCATCCCTCAAGAAATCAAAGACCGCTTTCAAGTGAAGTAA